The following coding sequences are from one Leptolyngbya sp. NIES-3755 window:
- a CDS encoding 3-deoxy-D-manno-octulosonate cytidylyltransferase (similar to AA sequence:cyanobase_aa:LBDG_55350) — MKILAVIPARYSSQRFPGKPLVTIGDRPMVQWVYEAAKQCSVFDQVVVATDDQRIADCVRGFGGSVEMTSSTHETGTDRVAEVAERYPEMDVVVNVQGDQPFVTSEMLTELVTPYLDGEQPEMTTLACPLSEESAYLDPNVVKVICDRHQRALYFSRAPIPYYRNSAPAPVFHHLGLYAFRRDFLANYASLTPTPLELCEALEQLRVLEHGYQIRVCRTQAAVPEINTPEDLIKAQSFITPDNG, encoded by the coding sequence TTGAAAATTCTTGCTGTAATTCCCGCCCGCTATAGTTCCCAACGCTTTCCAGGTAAACCGCTCGTGACGATTGGCGATCGACCCATGGTGCAATGGGTGTATGAAGCGGCGAAACAATGCTCAGTGTTTGATCAAGTCGTCGTCGCGACCGATGATCAAAGAATTGCCGATTGTGTGAGGGGCTTCGGTGGCTCCGTTGAGATGACAAGCTCCACACACGAAACCGGAACCGATCGCGTTGCTGAAGTAGCAGAGCGATATCCAGAGATGGATGTTGTAGTCAATGTTCAGGGGGATCAACCGTTTGTCACTTCTGAGATGTTGACTGAATTGGTGACTCCCTATCTCGACGGAGAACAGCCAGAGATGACGACGCTCGCTTGTCCACTGTCTGAAGAATCAGCGTATCTTGATCCGAATGTCGTGAAAGTCATCTGCGATCGACATCAGCGAGCGCTTTATTTTTCTCGTGCTCCGATTCCCTACTATCGCAATTCCGCCCCGGCTCCCGTGTTTCACCATTTGGGGCTGTATGCGTTTCGACGTGACTTTCTCGCGAACTATGCCAGTCTGACTCCAACCCCGCTCGAACTCTGTGAAGCGCTCGAACAACTCCGAGTCCTTGAACATGGATATCAGATTCGGGTGTGTCGGACTCAAGCTGCCGTCCCCGAAATTAATACTCCAGAAGACTTGATCAAAGCTCAATCGTTCATCACACCAGACAACGGCTAA
- a CDS encoding KpsF/GutQ family protein (similar to AA sequence:cyanobase_aa:LBDG_55320), whose protein sequence is MQTTVPPHSTHFSQVAHLLQLEASAIAKSAQNLNAEAVEAAIDLLIHCRGKVILSGVGKSGIVAQKISATLNSIAIMSVCLHPCDALHGDLGIVGTTDVAVILSNSGETAELIEMVPHLKHRHVPVVAILGNLDSTLAKQADVVLDASVDREACPLNLAPTTSTTVALAIGDALAMTLMQLKELTPEHFALNHPAGRLGKRLTLTVSDLMHNAIDNPMISPEASWLEIISAITQGGLGAVNVVDAEGNLLGLITDGDLRRVFSKLHPAELASLTARSIMTDHPITVLPDQLAYEALQLMENRSSQIAVLPVIDRSQRCLGLIRLHDIARSGLL, encoded by the coding sequence ATGCAAACTACAGTTCCTCCTCATTCGACGCACTTTTCTCAAGTCGCTCATTTGCTGCAACTCGAAGCAAGCGCGATCGCAAAATCTGCCCAAAATTTGAACGCGGAAGCGGTGGAAGCCGCGATCGATCTCCTGATTCACTGCCGGGGCAAAGTCATTCTGTCGGGAGTGGGGAAATCAGGAATTGTCGCTCAGAAAATCTCGGCTACGCTCAACAGCATTGCCATCATGTCGGTTTGTCTCCATCCTTGTGATGCCCTACACGGTGATTTAGGGATTGTGGGCACAACGGATGTCGCCGTGATCTTGAGTAATAGTGGCGAAACTGCGGAACTGATCGAAATGGTGCCACACCTGAAGCACCGTCATGTCCCGGTTGTGGCAATTCTCGGTAATCTCGATTCGACTCTGGCAAAGCAGGCGGATGTGGTGTTAGATGCTTCCGTCGATCGAGAAGCTTGTCCCTTAAATCTAGCTCCAACCACCAGTACGACTGTCGCACTCGCGATCGGGGATGCGTTGGCAATGACCTTGATGCAGCTCAAAGAGTTGACCCCAGAACATTTTGCGCTGAATCACCCCGCAGGACGCTTAGGCAAGCGATTAACCCTGACGGTGAGCGATTTGATGCACAACGCGATCGACAATCCGATGATCTCACCGGAAGCAAGCTGGCTAGAAATTATCAGCGCCATTACTCAGGGGGGACTGGGTGCGGTTAATGTCGTTGATGCAGAGGGCAACCTGCTAGGACTAATCACCGATGGGGATTTACGCCGCGTGTTTAGTAAATTGCACCCTGCGGAGTTAGCCTCGCTCACTGCTCGATCGATCATGACAGATCACCCGATCACAGTTCTGCCGGATCAACTTGCGTATGAAGCCCTGCAACTGATGGAGAATCGCTCCTCACAAATCGCAGTGCTTCCGGTCATTGATCGATCGCAGCGCTGTTTAGGATTGATTCGGCTTCACGATATTGCACGGAGTGGTTTACTTTGA
- a CDS encoding hypothetical protein (hypothetical protein LYNGBM3L_09460;~similar to AA sequence:cyanobase_aa:LBDG_55360) produces MRILSLTRDYPRAISLRSHHDLMYACLNPPESAIDGIKLPSGRFAIEQWLAQLPSEWQQPDCVHISSSLGIFTQPPVIPIGLSRLNCPTVMKLSDSHFRHRPIQSLIEYAQEVGCQYHWTAYDRHHLHFFREAGLSNPFWMPGAFSIAPYEPTIAPQKRYDVLFCGNNSPTDHARRAKLLATLETAGVDLTVARKSYTDSLDAYTAAHIVFNCSLNGDLNRRVYEVLMAGGFLLTDRLAAESGLTQMFQEGVHLECYGSEQELLEKVQYYLAHPDRAAQIARQGQALFMQSYYPHDLDEQFLNIVVKGQPIPALCLATDDDRTHRPIQSYTSEALRDRIRIYELIHELHRCNDRLTLLAPEGDYTETLKDLRDLPRLEIVQPPQLAAIALLNCPSTKPQLQTALDQLQAQLQPNGIVLILGRTARRWDATIRALGWKPIQLQESGEGACRVYQNPRIVADETIEPLNLPIKKPLSLPNRLVFTAKVTARKLFSSLSVHSA; encoded by the coding sequence ATGCGAATTCTATCTTTGACTCGCGACTATCCAAGAGCGATTAGTTTACGATCGCATCATGACCTGATGTATGCCTGCCTCAATCCGCCAGAATCAGCGATCGACGGAATTAAGCTCCCTTCAGGACGATTCGCGATCGAACAATGGTTGGCACAGCTTCCTTCTGAGTGGCAGCAACCGGACTGCGTTCACATCAGTTCTAGCTTGGGAATCTTCACTCAACCCCCTGTGATCCCGATCGGATTATCACGGCTGAACTGTCCAACCGTGATGAAACTGTCTGATAGTCATTTTCGGCATCGTCCGATTCAATCCTTGATTGAGTATGCTCAGGAAGTCGGGTGTCAGTATCATTGGACAGCCTACGATCGACATCACTTGCACTTTTTTCGGGAAGCAGGACTCTCGAATCCCTTCTGGATGCCTGGAGCCTTTTCGATCGCACCGTATGAGCCAACGATCGCACCGCAAAAACGCTATGATGTGCTGTTCTGCGGCAACAATTCGCCAACCGATCATGCCCGTCGAGCGAAATTGTTAGCTACTTTAGAAACCGCAGGCGTTGATCTTACGGTAGCGCGAAAGTCCTACACTGATTCATTAGATGCCTACACAGCAGCGCATATTGTCTTTAACTGTAGCCTGAATGGAGATTTAAATCGTCGCGTCTATGAAGTGCTGATGGCGGGTGGATTTTTGTTGACTGATCGACTTGCGGCTGAATCTGGACTGACACAGATGTTTCAAGAAGGAGTGCATTTAGAATGCTATGGCTCCGAACAAGAGCTATTAGAGAAAGTGCAGTACTATCTAGCGCACCCTGATCGAGCAGCACAGATCGCTCGTCAAGGACAAGCACTGTTTATGCAGTCCTACTATCCGCATGATCTCGATGAGCAGTTTCTAAACATCGTGGTCAAAGGTCAACCGATTCCAGCGCTGTGTTTAGCGACGGATGACGATCGCACTCATCGCCCAATTCAGTCTTATACTTCTGAAGCTTTGCGCGATCGCATTAGAATCTATGAACTGATTCATGAACTCCATCGCTGTAATGATAGGCTCACTCTGCTTGCGCCCGAAGGAGATTACACCGAGACGTTAAAGGATCTACGGGATTTACCCCGACTAGAAATCGTTCAACCGCCGCAACTTGCCGCGATCGCGCTGCTGAATTGTCCCAGTACGAAACCGCAGCTTCAAACCGCGCTCGATCAACTCCAGGCGCAGCTACAGCCGAATGGGATTGTACTGATTCTAGGGCGAACCGCAAGGCGTTGGGATGCGACGATTCGAGCATTAGGCTGGAAGCCGATTCAGCTACAAGAATCCGGTGAAGGGGCTTGTCGCGTCTATCAAAACCCTCGTATCGTTGCTGATGAGACGATCGAGCCACTGAATTTGCCTATTAAGAAACCGCTGAGTTTACCGAACCGCTTAGTCTTTACGGCAAAAGTCACAGCTCGGAAACTCTTCTCTTCTCTAAGTGTGCACTCTGCCTAA
- a CDS encoding unknown protein (similar to AA sequence:cyanobase_aa:MAE36240), translated as MAKYLILKAPPVGLGSLMVTTLCGKIYAQLTGRIPIVLWRQRCLYYESTSKETLENTFETYFEPLSDATIADVIGKQYTYYPACWNDQNILDDTLLQHNRAAHLSLPVEPEFSGSEADVLVISEYPGITSYLPALLNTYDRFRGLSELEVLSQHFQGQLELKPYLKQRVKDFQDTHFNDHISIGLRIRKTDFAALRAVPSDSMYINAVKSRMADLKQPAKLFLATDCAKTAVKFKRIYGDQICYTDCIRSETSTATHLCGGAKRTKGEQMLLDLYVLAGCDYFIGSDSNWIWLVTRILNDPLVNPDRNTYLSPTIGQKVWKRVELSSTALLKSVVHRSKTVTRSLLRSA; from the coding sequence ATGGCAAAATATTTGATTTTGAAAGCTCCACCTGTGGGATTGGGGTCATTGATGGTGACGACCCTGTGTGGAAAGATATATGCCCAACTGACCGGTAGAATTCCGATCGTATTGTGGCGGCAACGGTGTCTTTACTATGAATCCACGAGCAAAGAAACCTTAGAGAATACGTTCGAGACGTATTTCGAGCCGCTGTCGGATGCCACGATCGCGGATGTGATCGGCAAGCAATATACCTACTACCCTGCGTGCTGGAATGATCAAAACATTCTCGACGACACACTCCTTCAGCACAATCGTGCAGCGCATCTTTCACTGCCCGTTGAACCAGAGTTTTCGGGGAGTGAAGCGGATGTATTGGTCATTAGCGAATATCCAGGAATTACTTCCTACTTACCTGCGCTATTGAACACTTACGATCGCTTTCGTGGGCTGTCTGAGCTAGAGGTACTGTCTCAGCACTTTCAAGGGCAACTAGAGTTAAAACCTTATCTAAAGCAGCGAGTTAAAGACTTTCAGGACACGCACTTCAACGATCACATCAGCATCGGCTTGAGAATTCGCAAAACCGATTTTGCCGCACTTCGAGCCGTTCCGTCAGATTCGATGTATATCAATGCTGTAAAGTCTCGGATGGCAGATCTGAAGCAGCCTGCGAAGCTCTTCTTAGCCACGGATTGCGCGAAAACGGCTGTTAAGTTCAAACGGATTTATGGCGATCAGATTTGCTATACAGATTGTATTCGCTCCGAAACCAGTACCGCCACGCATCTTTGCGGAGGAGCCAAGCGCACCAAGGGAGAACAAATGCTGCTTGACCTCTATGTTCTAGCAGGATGCGACTACTTTATTGGCTCTGATAGCAACTGGATTTGGCTCGTGACTCGGATTCTCAATGATCCGTTGGTCAATCCCGATCGCAATACTTATCTCAGTCCGACGATCGGGCAGAAAGTTTGGAAACGAGTTGAGTTATCTTCGACTGCCCTGCTGAAATCTGTCGTTCATCGATCGAAAACGGTGACGCGATCGCTGTTGAGATCTGCCTAA
- a CDS encoding ABC transporter ATP binding subunit (similar to AA sequence:cyanobase_aa:all0916): MPLNALVLERLHFCTSASYGGFPMVKSIEQPRSNLSSEPEGEVILSVRHISKKFCRDLKRSMIYGVQDIAAELTGLRRENRHLRSKEFWALQDISFEVKRGEAIGLIGRNGGGKSTLLRIISGLIKPDTGEVEVRGRIAPLIALGAGFSPVLTGRENIYANMSILGVSQKEIRQRFDQVVEFAELGDAIDTPIQSYSSGMSARLGFACAIFSEPDILLLDEVLSVGDILFRMKCYRRLAALREKGTTFILVSHNPQTILSMCDSALYLKKGCLIAKGDAASVMNQYEKELFMTSHEDSNGYLQIPEKPKAQSAGIDITEVSLKNEQGKLINALVSGQSGYLCIQCRSDVETEVSLDVLIRDQVGEGDWLLDLSCYRDQRSLKVTPGMNELRLYLPYCGLRIGSYIAKLTISRPPGFVYDMVETFKFCVDSDELMTQCNFYQPREWQV; the protein is encoded by the coding sequence ATGCCGTTGAACGCATTAGTTCTTGAGCGGTTGCATTTTTGTACAAGTGCCAGTTATGGTGGGTTTCCAATGGTAAAAAGTATCGAGCAGCCTCGCTCTAACCTCTCGTCAGAGCCAGAGGGCGAGGTGATTCTATCTGTCCGTCACATCTCCAAAAAGTTTTGCCGGGATCTGAAGCGATCGATGATCTACGGAGTTCAAGACATCGCGGCTGAGCTAACCGGACTCCGGCGAGAAAATCGTCATCTGCGATCGAAAGAGTTTTGGGCACTACAAGACATTAGTTTCGAGGTGAAGCGGGGTGAAGCGATCGGGCTAATCGGTCGAAATGGAGGAGGTAAATCGACGCTGCTGCGAATTATCAGCGGCTTGATTAAGCCAGACACGGGTGAAGTCGAAGTGCGGGGACGAATTGCACCGCTGATTGCGTTGGGAGCTGGGTTTAGTCCAGTGCTGACCGGACGCGAGAACATTTACGCGAATATGTCCATCTTGGGTGTGTCGCAAAAAGAGATTCGGCAACGATTCGATCAAGTGGTGGAATTTGCCGAGTTGGGCGATGCGATCGATACCCCGATTCAAAGTTACAGTTCTGGAATGTCTGCTCGATTGGGATTTGCCTGCGCCATTTTTTCAGAACCCGATATCTTGCTGCTCGATGAAGTGCTTTCGGTTGGCGACATTTTGTTTCGGATGAAATGCTATCGCCGTTTGGCAGCCTTACGAGAAAAGGGAACCACTTTTATTCTGGTGTCTCACAACCCACAGACGATTCTTTCGATGTGTGATTCAGCGCTGTACTTGAAGAAGGGCTGCCTGATTGCAAAGGGCGATGCCGCCTCGGTCATGAATCAGTACGAGAAAGAATTGTTCATGACTTCTCATGAGGACTCGAACGGCTATTTGCAAATTCCAGAGAAGCCGAAAGCTCAAAGTGCAGGCATCGATATCACCGAGGTGAGTCTCAAGAACGAGCAGGGAAAACTCATCAATGCGCTGGTGAGTGGACAGAGCGGTTATCTCTGCATTCAATGTCGGTCTGATGTCGAAACAGAGGTGAGCTTAGATGTCTTGATTCGCGACCAAGTCGGCGAGGGAGATTGGTTGCTAGATCTGAGTTGCTACCGAGATCAGCGATCGTTAAAAGTGACTCCTGGAATGAATGAGCTTCGACTTTATTTGCCTTACTGTGGTCTCCGCATTGGTTCATACATTGCCAAGCTTACGATTAGTAGACCCCCTGGCTTTGTCTATGACATGGTAGAGACGTTTAAGTTCTGTGTTGATAGTGATGAGCTAATGACTCAGTGCAATTTTTATCAGCCTAGAGAATGGCAAGTCTAA
- a CDS encoding putative ABC transporter permease protein (similar to AA sequence:cyanobase_aa:cce_2090): MNQSKRHRSGSNPYPSSRSSIRYTPESKLRHPLQLLQEMKRDLLSSRELAWQLCIRDISAKYRQSALGIAWAVLPPVVMAIGFTLARASGVVNVGEVNLPYPAYIMFSMTLWQTFVEALNGPIQAVGSAKAMMAKISFPREALIIAKLGEVFFNFGIKLVLIIGLFLWFKIPVTWSVLIAPVALIHLVILGTFFGLLLTPIGVLFQDLSLALTLITGFWLFLTPVVYPVPSGGVFGTIVRLNPVTPLLVTTRELATTGIISDPQGFWIASLIAIVGLLVAWIIYRLAIPYAVERISS; encoded by the coding sequence ATGAATCAGTCCAAACGCCATCGGTCTGGGTCGAATCCCTACCCGTCTTCTCGATCGAGCATTCGCTACACCCCCGAAAGCAAACTCCGTCATCCATTGCAGTTGCTTCAAGAGATGAAGCGGGATTTGCTCAGTAGTCGAGAACTCGCTTGGCAACTCTGCATCCGTGACATTAGCGCAAAATATCGACAATCCGCGTTAGGAATCGCTTGGGCAGTGCTCCCGCCCGTGGTGATGGCGATCGGGTTTACCTTAGCACGAGCCAGCGGAGTCGTGAACGTGGGCGAGGTGAACTTACCTTATCCCGCTTACATTATGTTTAGCATGACGCTGTGGCAAACGTTTGTCGAAGCGCTGAATGGTCCGATTCAAGCTGTTGGAAGCGCCAAAGCAATGATGGCAAAGATCAGCTTTCCACGAGAAGCACTCATTATCGCCAAGCTTGGAGAAGTATTCTTCAACTTCGGAATTAAACTGGTGTTGATTATCGGACTGTTTCTCTGGTTCAAAATTCCAGTGACTTGGAGCGTTCTGATTGCGCCTGTCGCGCTGATTCATTTAGTCATTCTTGGAACATTTTTCGGGCTATTGCTGACACCGATTGGCGTGTTGTTTCAAGATCTTTCGCTTGCACTCACCCTGATTACCGGATTCTGGCTGTTTCTAACCCCGGTTGTGTATCCGGTTCCGAGCGGTGGCGTTTTTGGTACGATCGTGCGCTTGAATCCAGTCACTCCGTTGCTGGTAACGACGCGAGAGTTAGCGACGACGGGGATTATTTCTGACCCTCAAGGATTTTGGATTGCCAGCTTGATTGCGATCGTCGGCTTGCTGGTCGCTTGGATTATCTATCGCCTTGCGATTCCCTATGCCGTTGAACGCATTAGTTCTTGA
- a CDS encoding hypothetical protein (hypothetical protein FJSC11DRAFT_3539;~similar to AA sequence:cyanobase_aa:LBDG_55240), protein MLVATQNTVLLSGEWLEAFWCDECQSTEWYHVRRLEGNHYQISLAPAELWQQAIGVMHPTGNPSVGEFTKQQARMVRYGGVSQFHFVS, encoded by the coding sequence ATGCTAGTGGCAACCCAAAACACGGTGTTATTATCAGGCGAATGGCTTGAAGCCTTTTGGTGCGATGAATGTCAATCCACTGAGTGGTATCATGTGCGACGTTTAGAGGGGAATCACTATCAAATTTCACTGGCTCCAGCAGAACTATGGCAACAAGCGATCGGAGTCATGCACCCCACAGGCAATCCGTCTGTTGGAGAATTCACAAAGCAGCAAGCTCGAATGGTGCGCTATGGCGGAGTCAGCCAGTTTCACTTTGTGAGCTAG
- a CDS encoding LuxR family transcriptional regulator (similar to AA sequence:cyanobase_aa:LBDG_55220): MALDVETKGEILLVDDDVNFVALMRGYLAHQGYKVTIAETGTEAIELLGDVRPDLIISDIVMPEMNGYKFAETVRKSPEINWIPIIFLSARDQSQDRVRGLSSGATVYMIKPFELAELNAQIESALRSSQLMQQNRAKRAESRISVPEGVKLTNTELTVARLVAQGLSNLEIAQRLNASKRTIESHISHMLKKTLLNNRTELSRWIIENNME, encoded by the coding sequence ATGGCTTTGGATGTAGAGACGAAAGGCGAAATTCTATTAGTAGACGACGATGTGAACTTTGTGGCACTGATGCGGGGCTATCTGGCTCATCAGGGATATAAGGTGACGATCGCAGAAACGGGTACAGAAGCGATCGAGCTTTTGGGGGATGTGAGACCGGATTTGATCATCTCGGATATTGTCATGCCTGAGATGAATGGCTACAAGTTTGCGGAAACGGTTCGGAAGTCGCCAGAAATTAACTGGATTCCGATTATTTTTCTATCCGCACGAGATCAAAGTCAGGATCGGGTGCGCGGTTTGAGTTCGGGTGCGACGGTCTATATGATCAAGCCGTTTGAATTGGCGGAGTTGAATGCTCAGATCGAATCGGCTTTGCGATCGTCTCAGTTAATGCAGCAAAATCGAGCGAAACGGGCAGAATCGAGAATTTCTGTACCGGAAGGCGTGAAATTGACGAACACAGAGTTAACGGTGGCGAGATTGGTGGCGCAGGGATTGTCGAATTTGGAAATTGCTCAGCGGTTGAATGCGAGTAAGCGAACGATCGAGAGTCATATTAGCCACATGTTGAAGAAGACTTTGCTGAACAATCGAACGGAACTATCGCGCTGGATCATTGAGAATAATATGGAATAG
- a CDS encoding glycosyl transferase family protein (similar to AA sequence:cyanobase_aa:LBDG_48480): MITIVTPVFNGEKFIESCLQTVIAQHCSDVEHWIIDGGSTDNTLSIVKNYADRYPHIRWISEADRGQSDAMNKGIQLAKGEILSFLNVDDYYESNVLNQVAELFKTLPEPSFVVGNCQIWNDHNQIIDINKPTKLRLLDLVVGINVNPYPCNPCAYFYHRSLHDQIGNYAIDDHHAMDLDFILRAVQVAHIKHVDQIWGNYRRIKGTKTFIAMADGSSDRRVRQLLKKYRQNLTPIEQIECLYWKLWAQFKSLYLRAIRKLFHIILNDPAR, from the coding sequence ATGATTACCATTGTTACACCTGTTTTTAACGGAGAAAAATTTATTGAGTCCTGTCTTCAAACCGTTATTGCTCAACACTGTAGCGACGTTGAACATTGGATCATTGATGGCGGCTCAACGGATAACACCCTGTCGATCGTCAAAAATTATGCCGATCGCTATCCCCATATTCGCTGGATCTCTGAAGCAGATCGCGGACAATCCGATGCGATGAATAAGGGCATTCAGCTTGCCAAAGGCGAAATTCTCAGCTTTCTCAACGTCGATGATTACTATGAGTCAAATGTACTGAATCAAGTTGCTGAACTCTTCAAAACTCTACCAGAACCAAGCTTTGTCGTTGGGAACTGTCAAATCTGGAATGATCACAACCAAATCATTGATATCAATAAACCGACAAAGCTAAGATTGCTTGACTTAGTGGTTGGAATCAATGTAAATCCGTATCCTTGTAATCCTTGTGCTTACTTTTATCATCGATCGCTGCACGATCAAATTGGCAATTATGCGATCGACGATCATCACGCAATGGATCTTGATTTCATCCTACGTGCAGTGCAAGTCGCACACATTAAACATGTCGATCAAATCTGGGGCAACTATCGCAGAATCAAAGGCACAAAAACCTTTATTGCGATGGCAGATGGAAGCTCGGATCGACGAGTCCGGCAACTTCTGAAAAAATACCGCCAAAATTTAACCCCGATCGAACAAATTGAATGTCTGTATTGGAAGCTCTGGGCGCAATTCAAATCACTTTATCTCAGAGCCATTCGCAAACTATTCCATATTATTCTCAATGATCCAGCGCGATAG
- a CDS encoding hypothetical protein (hypothetical protein LYNGBM3L_09350;~similar to AA sequence:cyanobase_aa:LBDG_48490), translating to MKRIITCQGSIQLIAALSTLFYKTRSQSDENYLVIYELYAPDQQHDEFAKFIQQMAESVCSWISIVYLTPEQLHSIGHQLDSTPPHRIYSTVHQWIGLDQADEIYLCRNWQFTNQLLINAYPTASRICYGDGVGLYFSENSAVVRRPFTPPPTPDQWFDWTWWRARSLWHRIRERLKLKTKLYSMPFEVGYFVLPDIFGETPPMSIVKLGPNHLLTVFQQFTCFVDEAQVREVQTAIAQSPVSILLTSNFSEGDRLSQNNEIQAYREFLSSHEILPNSVLVIKPHPRDDLNKIHRLKENLSDLYQTIVLLTDPNLFFLPFEIFFLKAFQNDDVRVFAVSSACLSLKLLFDVPSFIGFGQELTTRYFDPDFITARLEHEETLHHAIEQL from the coding sequence ATGAAGCGTATCATTACTTGTCAAGGCAGCATTCAGCTAATTGCAGCACTCTCAACACTGTTCTACAAAACGCGATCGCAGTCTGATGAGAACTATCTTGTCATCTACGAATTGTATGCGCCTGACCAACAGCATGATGAGTTCGCAAAATTCATTCAGCAAATGGCAGAATCGGTTTGCAGTTGGATCTCGATCGTCTATCTCACACCAGAGCAGCTTCACTCGATCGGACATCAATTAGATTCCACTCCACCGCATCGAATCTACAGCACAGTTCATCAATGGATTGGGTTGGATCAAGCGGATGAAATTTACCTATGTCGCAATTGGCAATTCACGAATCAACTTTTGATCAATGCTTATCCAACTGCAAGCCGAATCTGCTACGGGGACGGAGTTGGGTTGTATTTCTCTGAAAATTCGGCAGTTGTTCGTCGTCCGTTTACGCCGCCCCCTACCCCTGATCAATGGTTTGATTGGACTTGGTGGAGAGCGAGGTCGCTCTGGCATCGAATTCGAGAGCGGTTAAAACTAAAAACTAAGCTCTATTCCATGCCGTTTGAAGTGGGTTACTTTGTGCTACCAGACATTTTTGGCGAAACACCACCGATGTCGATCGTAAAACTCGGTCCCAATCATTTACTCACCGTGTTTCAACAGTTCACTTGTTTTGTCGATGAGGCTCAAGTTAGAGAAGTTCAAACCGCAATTGCACAATCTCCAGTTTCGATTCTTTTAACCTCGAATTTTTCAGAAGGCGATCGCTTATCTCAAAATAATGAAATCCAAGCTTATCGGGAGTTTCTGAGTTCGCACGAAATCTTACCCAATAGTGTTTTAGTAATCAAGCCCCATCCCAGAGACGATCTCAATAAGATTCATCGATTAAAAGAAAATCTATCTGATCTCTATCAAACAATTGTTCTACTCACTGATCCGAACTTATTCTTTCTACCGTTTGAGATCTTCTTTCTAAAAGCTTTCCAGAACGATGATGTTCGTGTGTTCGCGGTGAGTTCTGCCTGTTTATCGTTAAAGCTGCTTTTCGATGTTCCAAGCTTTATTGGTTTCGGGCAAGAACTAACGACGCGCTACTTTGATCCAGACTTTATCACAGCCCGATTAGAGCATGAGGAAACCTTGCATCATGCGATCGAACAACTTTGA